From a region of the Bermanella marisrubri genome:
- a CDS encoding pirin family protein yields the protein MRTVQTILSAMDAMDGAGVKIKRHSPIHHGLADPFIMLDEIRSDDKDDFIAGFPPHPHRGIETLTYMRVGGIRHEDNMGNVGEVLGGGVQWMRAGKGVIHGEMPLKEHDQMHGFQLWINLNSRNKMQPAEYRDVPKNEIKHVEIRRGMVHVIAGEWQLQGQTINGPLDRLEGNSHIIDIELEAGAEFQHEIEKGHHLVVAVYDGELMADKPIKTHQMALFNDDGRLELTTDSGAKALILHGVPNKEPIANYGPFVMNTPEEIEQAIQDYQSGTLTL from the coding sequence ATGCGTACCGTGCAGACAATATTAAGCGCTATGGATGCGATGGATGGTGCTGGAGTTAAAATCAAACGCCACAGCCCCATTCATCATGGGCTGGCTGATCCATTCATTATGCTTGATGAAATTCGTAGTGATGACAAAGACGACTTTATTGCTGGCTTTCCACCTCATCCCCATAGAGGTATCGAGACACTCACTTATATGCGTGTTGGAGGTATACGCCATGAAGACAATATGGGTAATGTGGGTGAAGTGTTGGGTGGTGGCGTTCAGTGGATGCGCGCCGGAAAGGGGGTTATTCATGGAGAGATGCCCTTGAAAGAACATGACCAAATGCATGGCTTTCAACTTTGGATTAACCTAAATAGTCGCAACAAGATGCAGCCTGCTGAATATCGAGATGTGCCCAAAAATGAAATTAAACATGTGGAGATTCGTCGAGGTATGGTTCATGTGATTGCAGGTGAATGGCAATTGCAAGGACAAACCATCAATGGTCCATTGGATCGCTTAGAAGGCAATAGTCACATCATTGATATTGAATTAGAAGCAGGAGCAGAATTTCAGCATGAAATAGAAAAAGGTCATCACTTGGTGGTGGCGGTTTATGATGGTGAGCTCATGGCTGATAAGCCGATTAAGACACATCAGATGGCATTGTTTAACGATGATGGTCGCTTGGAGTTGACGACTGACTCAGGAGCAAAAGCGTTGATTCTTCATGGTGTACCTAACAAAGAACCTATAGCGAATTATGGTCCGTTTGTTATGAATACGCCGGAGGAAATTGAGCAGGCTATTCAGGATTATCAGTCGGGAACGCTAACTCTGTGA
- a CDS encoding thioredoxin domain-containing protein produces the protein MSATSANMIRYSITIAYLVMTSLLLTGCDQAEVVENIGPSKANSLSSEVLARTDTASIHHRDLPLSDQIKLYNLDYQVYQLTSASLRETIERQGAHSQTVQWQLPTPDSPKAHFPLIPDWTLGNESSPWQLQLFCTLQSRPCSDLLVELSALAKHTKQDLYVQYYHFWHGFHKHAVKIAGATHCMQPSAKPSFLEALQTKQGQIDMAVLSAAIDLYSPAADKVYKCMQNDETLTYLSKRYDQIQQAGIRKAPSVFLNGHYLARGYELSQLFVAIKDDIEMISSKINHDLEWLQSWKTNNARSPSQDWALTKNNESVMRVSVGSRIGDFYIASVTEHGFGLYKDGKVEFIGQPQTSENQLYSTNQSTSADLHSNHQAITTSIAEEKTTNDHNEKFIPHDAKARYEAAISQLPKQALPQNWLDQQLMRQSELEQDFQLSDGQFEDKSLVKLSKDDIDPFYKTLGMKPGDVIMRVNDEWIHEQSNTLFQTLANEESVTISVMRKGKPVHLAFQVTP, from the coding sequence ATGTCAGCGACATCAGCCAATATGATCCGTTATTCAATCACAATCGCATATCTCGTCATGACGAGCCTTTTGTTGACGGGTTGCGATCAAGCAGAGGTGGTTGAAAACATAGGCCCGAGTAAAGCGAATTCGTTATCTAGTGAGGTATTGGCAAGAACAGATACAGCCTCCATCCACCATCGCGACCTACCCTTATCGGATCAAATCAAGCTATACAATCTCGATTACCAAGTATATCAACTCACCAGTGCCTCTTTACGTGAAACTATTGAACGACAAGGAGCACACTCACAAACAGTACAATGGCAACTACCCACCCCGGATTCGCCAAAAGCGCACTTCCCTTTAATACCAGATTGGACTCTGGGCAATGAGAGCAGTCCGTGGCAGCTGCAACTTTTTTGTACGTTACAATCTCGGCCATGTAGTGACCTATTAGTAGAACTGAGCGCCCTTGCCAAACATACCAAACAGGATTTATATGTTCAGTACTATCATTTTTGGCATGGTTTCCATAAACACGCTGTGAAAATCGCTGGCGCTACTCATTGCATGCAACCGTCCGCCAAACCTAGTTTTTTAGAAGCACTGCAAACCAAGCAGGGGCAAATCGATATGGCGGTACTAAGCGCAGCCATTGACCTTTATAGCCCAGCAGCTGATAAAGTTTATAAGTGTATGCAAAATGACGAGACTCTCACTTACCTAAGTAAACGTTATGATCAAATTCAACAGGCCGGAATTCGTAAAGCACCATCGGTGTTTCTGAACGGGCATTATTTAGCGCGCGGTTATGAATTATCACAATTATTTGTCGCTATTAAAGATGACATCGAAATGATCAGTAGCAAAATAAACCACGATTTAGAATGGTTACAGTCTTGGAAAACCAATAACGCTCGCTCGCCATCACAGGACTGGGCTCTTACCAAAAACAATGAATCGGTCATGCGTGTTTCAGTCGGAAGTCGCATTGGGGACTTTTATATCGCCAGCGTGACCGAGCACGGTTTTGGCCTTTATAAGGATGGTAAAGTTGAATTCATTGGTCAGCCACAAACCAGTGAAAATCAATTGTACAGTACCAATCAATCCACCAGTGCTGATTTACACAGCAACCATCAAGCAATAACAACTTCCATAGCTGAAGAGAAGACAACAAATGATCACAATGAGAAGTTTATTCCTCATGATGCAAAAGCTCGCTACGAAGCGGCCATTTCCCAACTCCCCAAACAAGCACTGCCGCAAAACTGGCTAGATCAACAGCTCATGCGCCAGTCAGAATTAGAGCAAGATTTTCAGTTATCAGATGGCCAATTCGAAGATAAGTCTTTGGTAAAATTAAGCAAAGACGATATTGATCCATTCTATAAAACTCTAGGTATGAAACCAGGAGATGTCATCATGCGGGTGAACGACGAGTGGATACACGAGCAAAGCAATACCCTGTTCCAAACCTTAGCTAATGAAGAGAGCGTTACTATATCCGTAATGCGAAAAGGCAAACCCGTACACCTAGCATTTCAGGTAACGCCATAG
- the speB gene encoding agmatinase: MDHKQELQNPMASADADMPLYGSLGMTFMEFPYAPSVKQTDADVVVSGVPFDMATSGRSGARFGPQGIRSASANLIWEGARWPWDFALDDHLKVADVGNVNFKHGEPQTLVDNLQRHILQIMESGKKSLTFGGDHFITLPILRSVAKIHGPVCLVHVDAHTDTYSGGSKYDHGTFLHHAVEEGLVDDKHSVQIGIRTNYSKDAHGFEVLDAAWVGDHGPHEVLKHIKEKVGDRPVYVTFDIDGLDPAFAPGTGTPVSGGLTMDTALKVIRGLQGLNLVGMDVVEVAPAYDHADITSLAGATLALDFLYVLAHNKIHHS; the protein is encoded by the coding sequence ATGGATCATAAACAAGAGTTACAAAACCCAATGGCTTCAGCAGATGCTGATATGCCTCTCTATGGATCTTTGGGCATGACCTTTATGGAATTTCCCTATGCTCCCTCAGTGAAGCAGACTGATGCCGATGTGGTGGTGAGTGGCGTTCCGTTTGATATGGCAACATCGGGTCGATCGGGTGCGCGTTTTGGTCCTCAGGGTATACGCAGTGCATCTGCTAATTTGATTTGGGAAGGTGCTCGTTGGCCTTGGGATTTCGCTCTTGATGACCATTTAAAGGTCGCGGACGTAGGCAACGTGAACTTCAAGCATGGTGAACCGCAAACACTGGTGGACAACCTGCAACGGCACATTCTACAGATTATGGAATCGGGCAAAAAATCGCTAACTTTTGGTGGTGACCACTTTATTACATTGCCCATATTACGCTCTGTGGCGAAAATACATGGACCTGTCTGCTTAGTTCACGTCGATGCTCACACGGATACCTATAGTGGTGGCAGTAAATATGACCATGGCACATTCCTTCACCATGCAGTGGAAGAGGGTTTAGTGGACGATAAGCATTCCGTGCAAATTGGTATTCGTACGAATTACTCCAAAGATGCACATGGATTTGAGGTGCTAGATGCAGCTTGGGTTGGCGATCATGGACCTCATGAAGTTTTAAAACACATTAAAGAAAAAGTCGGTGATCGGCCGGTTTATGTCACTTTTGACATAGATGGTTTGGACCCTGCTTTTGCTCCTGGTACGGGAACGCCGGTTTCTGGTGGCCTGACGATGGATACGGCATTAAAAGTGATTCGCGGTTTACAGGGATTAAATCTAGTGGGGATGGATGTTGTTGAAGTTGCGCCCGCGTACGACCATGCAGATATTACTTCATTGGCTGGGGCGACTTTAGCGTTGGACTTTTTGTACGTGTTGGCTCACAACAAGATTCATCATTCTTAA
- a CDS encoding LysR family transcriptional regulator: MNQFHQLDLNLLRVFDALMRERSVSLAAQQLFLSQSATSHALNRLREALNDPLLVRTPSGMMPSEFAERITPQIRQALAQLQTALEQSRDFTPKISQRRFVVHTTDYVECVVLPPLIAKLKREAPGVGIEVGILSKDLPLEELATGDVDLLLGFSNYMDFPKQLNQETWWQDELVALANPQFHNDFAKHKALTLSQVVETPHVFHSPLGERQSVIDHWLQSKKQKRTIAVTSQSYFSAAAIVSSAPYLMVIPKRVANQLSKALPLRVYALPLDAPKAHLNFVYHPIKQQDPGLKWLIDEIKATATQ, encoded by the coding sequence ATGAATCAATTTCACCAGCTCGATCTGAATCTACTTCGCGTATTCGATGCACTAATGCGAGAACGCAGTGTCAGCCTTGCCGCTCAGCAACTATTTCTCTCGCAATCCGCTACCAGCCACGCCCTTAATCGATTACGCGAAGCACTAAACGATCCGCTACTCGTTCGTACGCCAAGCGGTATGATGCCATCCGAGTTTGCCGAGCGAATTACACCGCAAATACGTCAGGCATTAGCGCAACTTCAAACCGCCCTAGAACAAAGCAGAGACTTCACCCCAAAAATAAGTCAGCGCCGTTTTGTCGTACACACCACGGACTACGTGGAGTGCGTGGTTTTGCCACCACTCATCGCTAAACTAAAACGAGAAGCACCTGGTGTTGGAATCGAAGTAGGTATTCTCAGTAAAGACTTACCACTGGAAGAACTGGCCACAGGCGATGTCGATCTCCTACTAGGATTCAGTAATTATATGGACTTTCCGAAGCAGCTAAATCAAGAAACTTGGTGGCAAGACGAGCTCGTTGCATTGGCGAACCCGCAATTCCATAACGACTTTGCCAAGCACAAAGCACTTACTTTGTCGCAAGTAGTGGAAACACCCCACGTATTCCACAGCCCATTGGGTGAGCGACAAAGCGTGATTGACCACTGGCTTCAATCAAAAAAGCAGAAACGAACAATTGCCGTGACAAGCCAAAGCTACTTTTCAGCCGCAGCGATAGTGAGCAGCGCACCGTATTTAATGGTGATTCCCAAGCGTGTTGCTAACCAGCTATCAAAAGCCTTGCCACTGCGTGTCTACGCATTGCCATTGGACGCACCCAAGGCTCATCTTAATTTTGTTTATCACCCGATAAAGCAACAAGATCCGGGGCTCAAATGGCTAATAGATGAAATAAAAGCGACGGCTACACAGTGA
- a CDS encoding lipid A deacylase LpxR family protein: MATPMDVPYSGLLYYNRANLDIHPDVADYYGVSIGIVGPLSGAADVQTVSHRWMGSDKPRGWGTQLENEPVFSLSRSRAWRHWHNEHNHFDLITTAGARVGNLETSVTASIFLRFGEHLDNSYATSMLTQSRTSNPISLNGGWYTYINVSVGYTFHQIFMDGNAFDDDPSVPYKRETLGLGAGIAYPFEHVSVTMALYNLNAREHKTELDDAMRFGTITLAWRQ; this comes from the coding sequence ATGGCTACACCAATGGATGTCCCCTATTCAGGGCTGCTTTATTACAACCGTGCCAATCTCGATATCCATCCTGATGTTGCCGATTATTATGGCGTGAGCATTGGCATTGTCGGGCCATTATCCGGAGCCGCTGACGTACAAACCGTTAGTCATCGCTGGATGGGTTCAGACAAACCAAGGGGTTGGGGGACGCAGTTAGAAAACGAGCCAGTATTTTCCTTATCTAGATCCCGAGCATGGCGCCATTGGCACAATGAGCATAATCACTTCGATTTGATTACCACTGCTGGCGCTCGAGTCGGAAATTTAGAAACCTCCGTTACCGCAAGTATATTTTTGCGCTTCGGCGAACATTTAGACAACAGCTACGCGACGTCCATGTTGACTCAATCTCGCACCAGTAATCCGATCTCATTAAACGGTGGCTGGTACACATATATAAATGTTTCAGTGGGTTATACATTCCATCAGATATTCATGGATGGCAACGCCTTTGATGACGACCCATCTGTTCCTTACAAACGTGAAACTCTTGGGTTAGGTGCAGGTATAGCCTACCCGTTTGAGCATGTATCCGTCACCATGGCGCTCTATAATTTAAACGCTCGAGAGCACAAAACGGAATTGGACGACGCCATGCGTTTTGGCACCATTACGTTGGCATGGCGACAATAA
- a CDS encoding sigma-54 interaction domain-containing protein → MSPTKSPINQVSEHQRLLLESMSEGVYGLDENGLATFVNLAAERLTGWEANDLIGKSIHDFHHHSHADGRHYPQADCPIYQCLQDGITRTKENEVFWRKDGTSFAVEYSATPILQEGSIQGAIVVFKNISERKRIESALQKALTENRFLKEKLEAENSYLQSEIESNYQSDIIGQSPAIEHLQTQISLSAPTSANILIQGESGTGKELVARAIHQQSERQAQTLVKLNCGAIPEGLVDSELFGHEKGAFTGAVKQRIGRFELANKGTLFLDEVSELPLDAQVKLLRVLQEGEFERVGGNKTIRVDVRIIAASNKNLEQAVHDGSFRLDLYYRLNVFSVQVPPLRERKSDLPILSHFFAKKACADMGKSFKGLHMPSLKWMSHYQWPGNIRELSNWIEHNAILHTGGLFHIHPMAHARHDHSVEHDNESIVSLAEAEKQHIQKALLHCNGRIAGANGAAQLLQLPASTLRSKMKKLGIYG, encoded by the coding sequence ATGTCACCAACGAAATCACCAATTAATCAGGTTTCAGAACACCAGCGTCTACTACTGGAATCCATGTCCGAAGGCGTTTATGGGCTCGACGAAAATGGTCTAGCAACCTTTGTTAATTTGGCTGCTGAACGCTTAACCGGTTGGGAGGCGAATGACCTCATAGGTAAAAGCATTCACGATTTTCACCACCATAGCCATGCTGATGGCCGTCACTATCCTCAAGCGGATTGCCCCATTTATCAGTGTTTACAGGATGGCATTACGCGCACTAAAGAAAACGAAGTATTTTGGCGGAAAGATGGCACCAGCTTTGCGGTGGAATACAGTGCTACTCCCATTCTTCAAGAAGGCTCAATACAAGGTGCCATTGTCGTCTTCAAAAATATCAGCGAGAGGAAGCGTATTGAGTCTGCATTACAAAAGGCGCTGACAGAAAATCGTTTTCTGAAAGAAAAGCTCGAAGCAGAAAATTCCTATCTACAATCGGAAATAGAATCCAATTATCAATCAGACATAATTGGACAAAGTCCAGCAATTGAACACTTGCAAACGCAAATATCATTATCTGCACCAACCAGTGCTAACATCTTAATTCAAGGCGAAAGCGGTACAGGAAAAGAATTGGTGGCCAGAGCCATTCATCAACAAAGTGAGCGCCAAGCTCAAACTCTGGTAAAACTCAATTGTGGCGCTATCCCTGAAGGCCTCGTTGATAGCGAGCTTTTTGGTCACGAAAAAGGCGCTTTTACGGGTGCTGTAAAACAACGTATTGGCCGTTTCGAGTTGGCTAACAAAGGGACTTTATTTTTGGATGAGGTCAGTGAATTGCCCTTGGACGCACAAGTAAAACTTTTGCGAGTTTTACAAGAGGGTGAATTTGAACGAGTAGGTGGGAATAAAACCATCAGAGTGGATGTACGCATCATCGCTGCCTCAAACAAAAATCTTGAGCAAGCGGTACATGATGGTAGCTTTCGCTTAGACCTATACTACCGCTTAAATGTCTTTTCTGTTCAAGTACCGCCATTGAGAGAACGAAAAAGTGATTTACCGATTTTAAGTCATTTCTTTGCTAAGAAAGCCTGCGCGGATATGGGTAAATCCTTTAAAGGTTTACACATGCCTTCACTAAAATGGATGAGTCACTACCAATGGCCGGGTAACATTCGGGAATTATCCAATTGGATCGAGCACAATGCCATTTTACATACTGGCGGATTGTTTCATATCCACCCCATGGCTCACGCTCGTCATGATCACAGTGTTGAGCATGATAATGAATCTATTGTCAGCTTGGCAGAAGCAGAAAAACAACACATTCAAAAAGCTCTGCTGCATTGTAATGGCCGCATTGCCGGTGCCAATGGTGCAGCTCAATTGTTGCAACTCCCGGCTAGCACGTTGCGCTCGAAAATGAAAAAACTCGGGATTTATGGCTAA
- the ccoG gene encoding cytochrome c oxidase accessory protein CcoG, protein MSELIPVRTLDPSNNDLASVDTPVVDATRHNEAVRLVKGHYQRLRRWLSGPLILLFLIAPWLEINGAPLLWMNLEDHTLHLFGLQFWPDDLLMLTWLALASAFALFIAANLAGRIWCGFSCPQTVWSMMFMWVEDRFLGSRNKRLKEAKLPWRQRNLKGLFMTHLLWWSMAFVTGFTFVAYFETGQGLAQNIISGDISIAVTFWLIFFSALTYINAGWLREQVCMHMCPYARFQSVMVDRDTLKVGYDIDRGEPRSSKVKNKPSSKTSGDCIDCRLCVQVCPVGIDIRQGLQYSCIDCGACIDACDNIMDSINKPKGLIRFMPDSGQSHQVRSRLRLVGYSLALFVSIILFALQVLSKESFETSVNRERGQLYFYSGLNIANGYTFSLQNKLNQDVQANIEVLQPSDLTIKMNQPISVSAGEKRDFPFTLLCQQPCALDRKTNIDLKININGETFSLDNHFFNPDH, encoded by the coding sequence ATGTCTGAACTCATCCCTGTACGCACACTCGATCCCAGCAATAATGATTTAGCAAGCGTTGATACTCCCGTCGTGGATGCCACACGTCACAACGAGGCGGTACGATTAGTCAAAGGTCACTATCAACGATTAAGACGCTGGTTAAGTGGTCCTCTGATACTTCTTTTTCTGATAGCTCCTTGGCTAGAGATTAATGGCGCGCCCCTACTTTGGATGAATTTAGAGGATCATACTCTGCATTTGTTCGGTCTGCAGTTTTGGCCTGACGATTTACTGATGCTAACTTGGCTAGCCTTGGCCAGTGCCTTTGCTCTTTTTATCGCAGCCAATCTCGCGGGGCGTATCTGGTGCGGATTCAGTTGTCCGCAAACCGTTTGGAGCATGATGTTCATGTGGGTAGAAGATCGTTTTCTTGGCTCACGTAATAAACGCTTAAAAGAAGCAAAGCTACCGTGGCGCCAACGAAATTTGAAAGGACTCTTCATGACTCACTTACTTTGGTGGAGCATGGCCTTTGTCACGGGCTTTACGTTTGTCGCCTATTTCGAGACAGGTCAGGGTCTAGCACAAAATATTATTTCTGGAGACATCAGCATTGCAGTGACGTTTTGGCTCATATTTTTTTCTGCCCTTACTTACATTAACGCAGGCTGGCTACGTGAGCAGGTCTGTATGCATATGTGCCCCTATGCACGCTTCCAATCTGTCATGGTAGACCGAGATACGTTAAAAGTCGGATATGATATTGACCGTGGCGAGCCTCGCTCCAGCAAGGTGAAGAACAAACCAAGCTCTAAAACATCTGGAGATTGTATCGATTGCCGGCTTTGCGTTCAGGTCTGCCCTGTTGGTATCGATATTCGACAAGGCTTACAGTACTCGTGTATTGATTGCGGTGCTTGTATAGATGCTTGTGACAACATTATGGACAGCATTAATAAACCAAAAGGATTGATACGCTTCATGCCTGATTCAGGACAAAGTCACCAAGTACGTTCCCGCTTGCGTCTCGTCGGCTATTCATTAGCGTTATTCGTTTCTATAATCCTATTCGCATTACAAGTCTTATCAAAAGAGAGCTTTGAAACAAGCGTTAATCGTGAACGCGGGCAATTGTATTTTTACAGTGGTTTAAATATTGCGAATGGCTATACGTTCTCTCTACAAAACAAATTGAATCAAGACGTTCAGGCTAATATCGAAGTACTGCAACCATCTGATTTAACAATAAAAATGAATCAACCTATATCTGTATCGGCGGGAGAAAAACGAGACTTCCCTTTTACTCTATTATGCCAACAACCTTGCGCGCTTGATCGAAAAACAAATATAGATTTGAAAATTAACATCAATGGAGAAACATTTAGTTTGGACAATCATTTTTTTAATCCAGATCATTAA
- a CDS encoding SGNH/GDSL hydrolase family protein, with protein sequence MRRLLLAVFTIALMVQAHAELPDKTTAAGDSITMGFGADCTGNVWFWDLFCLLGGDQPEHSWFDGWDRDVNSVHDRYKVLDANIAANKNAAASGSEMRGGNNNFATQTANIAAQVPVPDHVEVLLGGNDICNRDCTNPANCSNPLYSDSQWRQSVQAGLDTLMNSMPTGGTVYIGGVPRIQDLRPAGLDKQSGSWGINCENIWNSFDVCSIATSGSVMNGETISQRRAAISDKQKRYNEILAEEAVAYNSNANGKNPRGIEVVADYQGEGVASVGTTPFGKNDIDGGDCFHPSVRGQNILSDVMWSNNPDK encoded by the coding sequence ATGCGCCGACTACTTCTTGCTGTATTCACCATTGCTCTAATGGTTCAGGCCCACGCAGAACTACCCGATAAAACCACAGCCGCAGGTGACAGTATCACCATGGGTTTTGGTGCTGACTGTACAGGGAATGTTTGGTTTTGGGATTTATTTTGTCTGTTAGGCGGTGATCAACCAGAACACTCATGGTTTGATGGTTGGGACCGTGATGTAAACAGTGTTCATGATCGCTACAAAGTCTTAGATGCAAATATCGCCGCGAATAAAAATGCAGCGGCATCTGGTTCAGAAATGCGCGGTGGTAATAATAATTTCGCTACCCAAACTGCCAATATAGCAGCGCAAGTACCTGTGCCAGATCACGTAGAGGTATTACTGGGTGGCAATGATATTTGTAATCGTGATTGTACAAATCCAGCTAACTGCTCTAACCCACTTTATAGTGATTCTCAGTGGCGTCAAAGTGTGCAAGCCGGTCTAGATACATTAATGAACTCTATGCCCACAGGCGGTACAGTTTATATCGGTGGTGTGCCACGCATCCAAGACTTACGTCCTGCTGGTTTAGATAAGCAAAGTGGCAGCTGGGGTATCAACTGTGAAAATATTTGGAATTCGTTCGATGTCTGTTCAATTGCAACTAGTGGAAGCGTTATGAATGGCGAGACTATCAGCCAGCGTCGCGCAGCCATTTCCGACAAGCAAAAACGCTACAATGAAATCTTGGCAGAGGAAGCAGTCGCTTACAACAGCAATGCCAATGGCAAAAACCCTCGTGGTATTGAAGTGGTTGCTGATTATCAAGGGGAAGGCGTTGCATCTGTGGGTACGACACCATTTGGTAAAAACGATATCGATGGCGGTGATTGCTTCCACCCCAGTGTGCGTGGTCAGAATATTCTTTCCGACGTGATGTGGAGCAATAATCCAGATAAATAA
- a CDS encoding zinc-binding dehydrogenase: MRKREWRTPKAGAISRLFLHETDLASLSAENIRVEVKAVGLNFADIFALTGLYSATPEGAFVPGLEFSGVVVESHDPSFAVGDAVMGVTRFGGYRTVIDSTAHYLSPLPEGWSFQQGAAYLVQTLTAYYALRELGNLKMNQRVLIHSAAGGVGLQAMKLAKALGARPTGTVSLPRKQAYLQQLGFEEVFVRQAPFKTQVDEIAKQQGDGFDLVLDGVGGEVQKSSFEHLNPMGRLIVFGAAEFTPGKNRPNYIRALFKYINRPKYDVMDMISENKSVMAFNLIWLWEQVDYLTTLIRDMRGIDIDPPVVGHEYDFEQALDAIECLRSGNTVGKVVLNIT; encoded by the coding sequence ATGAGAAAGCGTGAATGGCGTACTCCCAAGGCTGGAGCAATTAGCCGATTGTTCCTACACGAGACAGATTTAGCTAGCTTGTCAGCCGAGAACATACGCGTCGAAGTAAAAGCTGTGGGTCTAAACTTTGCGGATATATTTGCATTGACTGGTCTTTATAGCGCTACACCTGAGGGGGCCTTTGTACCTGGTTTGGAATTCAGTGGTGTCGTAGTAGAAAGTCATGATCCTAGTTTCGCAGTAGGTGATGCGGTCATGGGGGTAACGCGATTTGGAGGCTACCGTACTGTTATTGATAGTACGGCGCACTATTTGTCTCCTCTACCTGAAGGTTGGAGCTTTCAGCAAGGAGCTGCGTATCTTGTTCAGACCCTAACCGCTTATTACGCCTTACGAGAATTAGGAAATCTAAAAATGAATCAACGGGTGCTGATTCATAGCGCGGCAGGTGGTGTTGGCTTGCAAGCCATGAAGCTAGCAAAAGCACTCGGAGCAAGGCCAACGGGTACAGTTAGTCTTCCTCGCAAGCAGGCTTACCTGCAACAACTAGGATTTGAAGAGGTATTTGTTCGTCAGGCACCATTCAAAACACAAGTTGATGAGATTGCAAAACAACAGGGGGATGGGTTCGATTTAGTACTTGATGGTGTGGGAGGTGAAGTACAAAAATCGAGTTTTGAGCATTTAAATCCTATGGGCAGGTTAATTGTATTTGGTGCAGCAGAATTCACGCCCGGAAAAAATCGGCCCAATTACATTCGCGCATTGTTCAAATATATAAACCGACCAAAATATGATGTTATGGACATGATCAGTGAAAACAAATCGGTAATGGCGTTCAATCTGATATGGCTTTGGGAGCAAGTTGATTATTTAACAACACTTATAAGGGATATGCGGGGTATCGACATAGATCCTCCTGTCGTAGGTCATGAATACGATTTTGAACAAGCATTAGATGCCATTGAATGTCTGCGCTCTGGAAATACGGTTGGCAAAGTGGTTTTAAATATCACTTAG
- a CDS encoding acyltransferase, with the protein MDKRPPSKPYDYLLGILSSVVLLGHTVLLGVFLYVFILLKWALPGKGRDFGDWGVHYIAFHWLDGILWWIEHIYRPKWQLNGLSEGNPKGWYLITANHQSWVDIFVLYNLYHGKVPFLKFFIKDELKYIPIVGQAWKALDFPFMKRYSKSFLKKHPERAGDDLKETQEACEKFSRMPTSVMNFLEGTRFTKEKHAAQKSQYKHLLRPKAGGLAFAMQALGDKFDTLTNVTIVYPGGVPNFWDCLCGRLGTIVVRCEEVPIPAAYSQGSYQDDRELRVQIQNWVSDIWLNKDHQITQVLHEYETKNKSNESGVPLDI; encoded by the coding sequence ATGGATAAACGCCCTCCTAGTAAACCGTATGATTACCTTTTAGGCATCCTGAGTTCTGTGGTCTTGCTCGGCCACACAGTCTTGTTGGGCGTCTTTCTCTATGTATTCATCTTGCTTAAATGGGCATTGCCCGGCAAAGGCAGAGATTTTGGTGATTGGGGGGTGCATTACATAGCATTTCATTGGCTAGACGGCATTCTTTGGTGGATCGAACACATTTACCGTCCAAAGTGGCAATTAAATGGCCTTAGCGAGGGCAACCCAAAAGGCTGGTATCTTATTACCGCGAATCATCAAAGCTGGGTCGACATTTTCGTGCTATACAATCTTTATCACGGAAAAGTGCCATTTTTGAAATTTTTCATCAAAGATGAACTCAAGTATATTCCAATCGTAGGTCAGGCATGGAAAGCCCTCGATTTCCCTTTCATGAAGCGCTACAGCAAGAGCTTTTTAAAAAAGCATCCTGAACGTGCAGGTGACGATTTAAAAGAAACCCAAGAGGCCTGTGAAAAGTTTTCACGTATGCCAACCAGTGTCATGAACTTTTTAGAAGGCACGCGTTTTACGAAAGAGAAGCATGCTGCGCAAAAGAGCCAATATAAGCATCTACTGCGACCAAAAGCCGGTGGCTTGGCGTTCGCTATGCAGGCACTGGGTGACAAGTTCGACACCCTGACTAACGTGACCATCGTTTATCCCGGTGGTGTGCCCAACTTCTGGGATTGTTTGTGCGGTCGACTAGGTACGATTGTTGTGCGTTGCGAAGAAGTACCTATCCCTGCTGCTTACAGTCAAGGTAGTTACCAAGACGATCGAGAATTACGAGTGCAAATTCAGAATTGGGTATCCGACATTTGGTTAAACAAGGACCATCAAATCACCCAAGTCTTACATGAATACGAGACCAAGAACAAAAGCAACGAATCTGGTGTTCCCCTAGACATATAA